The Brassica oleracea var. oleracea cultivar TO1000 chromosome C6, BOL, whole genome shotgun sequence genomic interval TTTACAACAAAAGTATTTACAAATAATAAACAAGCATAATAAAGAGAAAAAGACAAAAATAGCACTAAATCAAGTTTTTGTTCTCAAACTAGCACTCAAGGTCAAAAGTCACAAAAATAGCACTTAATGTTTTATCAAAAGTCACAAACTTAGGGTTTAGAGTTAAAGGGTGGGGTTTAGGATTAAGGGTTTAGAGTTTAGGGTTTAGGGTTTAGGGTTTAGAGTTTAGGGTTTAGGGTTTAGGGTTTATGGTTTAGGGTTTAGAGTTTAAGGTTTAGGGTTTAGAGTTGAGAAATGAGGTTTTGGGGATAAGATTTCAAATTTTGAAAAATAAAAAAATTAAAATTTTCAAAGGATAAACTTAGAAATGTGCTATTTTGGTCATTTTAGTTTTGGAGTGCTATTTTGTAATATAAACTTAGAAATGTGCTATTTTTGAGATTTGCCCCATAATAAATTCTTAATTTTGTTTTGGTATATAAAGCCTTTTCTTTTGTTTTTCCAGAATGCATAAACTCATAGACGTTACACAACTTTCAAGATCATGTGATGATATATTCACTCAGCTATTGCAAAGTGGAATTTCCTCGGAAGAGCTTTACAAAACGGTTTGCAAGCAGGTTGACTTCATATTATATCACTTTTAACTGTTCCAATATGTTTTTAACACGTATATTATATGCCACAACAAGCATGAGCTTTGAGCTACGTGTCAAATTTCCACAGTTTGATACTTGATTGAAAATTTTGTTTATCGACTTTAGGAGGTCGAGATTGTTCTTACTGCTCATCCTACTCAAATTAACCGGAGAACCTTACAGTACAAGCATGTCAGAATTGCTGTAAGTTTGGAATGATGTTGGTATATATATATATATATATTCTTTAGTCAAAAAAATAAGCGTTAAGAACATTTACTTTCTTGCAGAATCTTTTAGAATATAACAGCAGATCAGATATCGGCCATGAAGATCGAGAAACACTCATTGAAGACTTGGTACTATTCTTTTATAATTCGTTTTGTTAGAGCATGAAAAACTAATTATCATATTTTAAAGGTTAGGGAGATAACTTCAGTATGGCAGACTGATGAGCTTAGACGTCAAAAACCTACTCCAGTTGATGAAGCTAGAACTGGTATTATGTTAAATCGAATTTCTATAAAAATTTAGTTGACATTCCCTTCATTTTCCTTCCCTTCTAATTCACCAGGTTTGAACATTGTTGAGCAATCCCTTTGGAAAGCTGTACCACATTACCTGCGTCGTGTCAGCAATTCCTTGAGAAAGGTATGATTCTAATTAAATTTTCTACTTTATATCTGGAAAATAAGTTGCTAGCAAAGAATTTATTAAGCAATAAATATAACATTCCAAAAATAAAATCTGGATAAACTCAAGTTACTTAACCTTGAGAGTATTGTGATTTAGTTTACAGGCAAGCCACTTCCATTAACGTGCACGCCTATAAAATTTGGTTCTTGGATGGGAGGTGATAGAGATGGAAACCCAAATGTGACGGCTAAGGTTAGTCTTTGGGATCTCACACCAAGGTTGTCAAAAAAAAAAAAAAAAAATTCCTGCCAATTACTTTTCCATGGAGAACATTGTACTTATCTTACTGTAACCATGTGATTTCCTTGATATCTCACACTTGAATGTTGTGATAACAATTTTCCAGGTCACCAAGGAAGTATCTCTCTTGTCCAGGTGGATGGCTATCGATCTGTACATAAGAGAGGTTGATAGCTTGAGATTTGAATTGTCTACAGACCGATGCAGTGACAGATTTTCAAGATTAGCAGAAGACATTCTTGAAAAAGGTATGCTTCTATCAGTTTCTATAGAATTTGTATATTTTTTCCATTCATAATATTTTTTTACTATAAAACCTTACAAACTGATGTTTTCTCCCATCAGACAGTTCTGAAAAAGATTCTGACAGAGGACAATCAAGTTTCTTAAACCAGCAAAATTCATCCTTGCCAACACAGCTTCCAGATAAAGCTCAACATCCTTCTTGCATTGGTAAAAAGATACTCTTACATTTTGTACTGGTAAACACGACCAACATCCACAACTTTTTTCTCATGCAATTCAAGTTTTTATAACTCATTTGATTACAGAAGATGGTGATTCACAACATCCCAAATTTGAAATTAATACGACGACAGATTTTGTGCCTCCCAATCTCCAGGTAAGGCAAAGTCTTTGATATATACATGAAACATAGTTTTGTTGAGTTCTTGCCAAGTCTTTTGATATTTTTGTCCTTATTTTTCTTACACAGAAGCAAAATGAAGAAGACTCTCCAAAGATCGATTCGAAGCCAATTGCTGATGATACTCATACGGCAGGTCTTACTTCACGAGGTTCTTTCTCATCTACCTCTCAACTTCTCTTCCAGAGGAAACTATTTGCGGAATCTAAAATTGGGAGGGCCAGTTTTCAAAAGCTACTAGAACCACCTCCACTTAAACGTGCTGGAATGGCTCCTTACCGTATTGTACTTGGAGATGTTAAGGATAAGGTACAAGACCTTAATATTTTCATCCAAAAATAATTTTTACTTGTTGCTTGCATCTTAACCTATTGTAACTCGTTTATTAATATTCTTAGTAAGCATATAAAGTTTGAACCATATAAGTGTACCATGTGCTCTAACTAATTCTCAAACTGAATGCTCTATGATCACAGCTTGTGAAGACTCGAAAACTCCTCGAACTTCTACTTGAGGGCCTTCCTTGTGAGTATGACCCTAGGGTATCGTATGAAACGTCAGAGCAACTTCTAGAACCATTGCTCCTCTGCTACGAATCACTGGTAACAATCCAAACTCCATGTTAAAATAACGTTCCATCAAAATAAATGATCTTTAACATCATTCTTTTACTTAGCAATCATCTGGTGCTGGTGTACTAGCTGATGGAAAACTTGCTGATCTGATCCGTAGAGTTTCTACATTTGGCATGGTTTTGGTGAAACTTGATTTACGTCAGGTGAGATTTTCTTCTATTTTTGGTTCGCTCTTGTTTAGTGGTTTTACTTGTATAATGTATATATGAATCATTTACTAGGAATCTGCAAGGCATGCTGAAGCTTTGGATGCAATTACAACATACTTGGATCTTGGTACTTATAGTGAATGGGATGAAGAGAAAAAACTAGATTTTTTGACAAAAGAACTTAAAGGGAAACGACCCCTTGTTCCTCCCACTATTGAGGTCAGAATCCCAATAACCTTTTACATGTCAAGACCTAGTCATCCAAACAATATAACTTCCTAATAATATATTACATTTTTTTATATCAGCTATGGTCCATAATATTTGTAGGTTGTTCCTGAAGTTAAAGAAGTATTAGACACATTCCGAGTTGCTGCTGAGTTTGGAAGTGAATCACTTGGAGCATATGTTATTTCCATGGCTTCAAATGTATGATCGCTTTGGTTTCTCTAGAATCAAATGTAGCAATAAGTTATGACGTATACATTGAAACTGATTCATTTGTTGCTAAATTTCCAGGCAAGTGACGTCCTGGCTGTGGAACTTCTGCAGAAAGATACTCGACTTGCGGTCACTAGTGAACATGGAAAACCATGTCCTGGTGGAACGTGAGTTTAAATTCATACTCATTATTTTCAGACTATTTTATAGAAACTTTTCAATGTTTGTAAACATTTTATTTCGAATTGTTTGATGCCACACCTCTCATTCGTTAGGCTACGAGTGGTTCCTCTTTTTGAAACGGTGAAGGATTTAAGAGCTGCTGGTTCTGTGATAAGGAAACTGCTTTCAATAGATTGGTACAGAGAACACATCCAAAAGAATCATCATGGTCATCAAGAGGTACGTTACAATTGTAAATTAAACAAATTCGTAGAAGAATAACCCCTCTAAAAACTTGTAACAATTAATATTACGTGCAGGTGATGGTTGGATACTCTGATTCAGGAAAAGATGCTGGACGCTTCACTGCAGCATGGGAACTATACAAAGCTCAAGAAGATGTTGTTGCTGCTTGCAATGAGTTTGGGATCAAAATTACTTTGTTCCATGGACGAGGAGGAAGTATTGGTCGTGGTGGTGGCCCGACCTATCTCGCCATACAATCCCAACCACCAGGCTCTGTAATGGTCAGTTTTCATCTCTCTTGAGTTTTTTTTTCGTCATGGTTACACAAGAATATGGTCTTTTACTGGTTCACTGAGATT includes:
- the LOC106299044 gene encoding phosphoenolpyruvate carboxylase 4 isoform X2 gives rise to the protein MTDTTDDIAEEISFQSFEDDCKLLGSLFNDVLQREVGSSFMEKIERIRILAQSALNLRLAGIEDTANLLEKQLSCEISKMPLEEALTLARAFTHSLNLMSIADTHHRMHKLIDVTQLSRSCDDIFTQLLQSGISSEELYKTVCKQEVEIVLTAHPTQINRRTLQYKHVRIANLLEYNSRSDIGHEDRETLIEDLVREITSVWQTDELRRQKPTPVDEARTGLNIVEQSLWKAVPHYLRRVSNSLRKFTGKPLPLTCTPIKFGSWMGGDRDGNPNVTAKEVSLLSRWMAIDLYIREVDSLRFELSTDRCSDRFSRLAEDILEKDSSEKDSDRGQSSFLNQQNSSLPTQLPDKAQHPSCIEDGDSQHPKFEINTTTDFVPPNLQKQNEEDSPKIDSKPIADDTHTAGLTSRGSFSSTSQLLFQRKLFAESKIGRASFQKLLEPPPLKRAGMAPYRIVLGDVKDKLVKTRKLLELLLEGLPCEYDPRVSYETSEQLLEPLLLCYESLQSSGAGVLADGKLADLIRRVSTFGMVLVKLDLRQESARHAEALDAITTYLDLGTYSEWDEEKKLDFLTKELKGKRPLVPPTIEVVPEVKEVLDTFRVAAEFGSESLGAYVISMASNASDVLAVELLQKDTRLAVTSEHGKPCPGGTLRVVPLFETVKDLRAAGSVIRKLLSIDWYREHIQKNHHGHQEVMVGYSDSGKDAGRFTAAWELYKAQEDVVAACNEFGIKITLFHGRGGSIGRGGGPTYLAIQSQPPGSVMGSLRSTEQGEMVQAKFGIPQTAVRQLEIYTTAVLLATLKPPQPPREKKWRNLMEEISTISSQNYKGTVYENPEFISYFHEATPQAELGYLNIGSRPARRKSSTGIGHLRAIPWVFAWTQTRFVLPAWLGVGAGLKGVSEKGYADDIQEMYKEWPFFQSTIDLIEMVLAKADIPITKLYDEQLVSENRRGLGDMLRKELMTTEKYVLVITGREKLLESNKSLKKLIESRLPYLNAMNMLQVEVLKRLRRDEDNNKLRDALLITINGIAAGMRNTG
- the LOC106299044 gene encoding phosphoenolpyruvate carboxylase 4 isoform X1: MTDTTDDIAEEISFQSFEDDCKLLGSLFNDVLQREVGSSFMEKIERIRILAQSALNLRLAGIEDTANLLEKQLSCEISKMPLEEALTLARAFTHSLNLMSIADTHHRMHKLIDVTQLSRSCDDIFTQLLQSGISSEELYKTVCKQEVEIVLTAHPTQINRRTLQYKHVRIANLLEYNSRSDIGHEDRETLIEDLVREITSVWQTDELRRQKPTPVDEARTGLNIVEQSLWKAVPHYLRRVSNSLRKFTGKPLPLTCTPIKFGSWMGGDRDGNPNVTAKVTKEVSLLSRWMAIDLYIREVDSLRFELSTDRCSDRFSRLAEDILEKDSSEKDSDRGQSSFLNQQNSSLPTQLPDKAQHPSCIEDGDSQHPKFEINTTTDFVPPNLQKQNEEDSPKIDSKPIADDTHTAGLTSRGSFSSTSQLLFQRKLFAESKIGRASFQKLLEPPPLKRAGMAPYRIVLGDVKDKLVKTRKLLELLLEGLPCEYDPRVSYETSEQLLEPLLLCYESLQSSGAGVLADGKLADLIRRVSTFGMVLVKLDLRQESARHAEALDAITTYLDLGTYSEWDEEKKLDFLTKELKGKRPLVPPTIEVVPEVKEVLDTFRVAAEFGSESLGAYVISMASNASDVLAVELLQKDTRLAVTSEHGKPCPGGTLRVVPLFETVKDLRAAGSVIRKLLSIDWYREHIQKNHHGHQEVMVGYSDSGKDAGRFTAAWELYKAQEDVVAACNEFGIKITLFHGRGGSIGRGGGPTYLAIQSQPPGSVMGSLRSTEQGEMVQAKFGIPQTAVRQLEIYTTAVLLATLKPPQPPREKKWRNLMEEISTISSQNYKGTVYENPEFISYFHEATPQAELGYLNIGSRPARRKSSTGIGHLRAIPWVFAWTQTRFVLPAWLGVGAGLKGVSEKGYADDIQEMYKEWPFFQSTIDLIEMVLAKADIPITKLYDEQLVSENRRGLGDMLRKELMTTEKYVLVITGREKLLESNKSLKKLIESRLPYLNAMNMLQVEVLKRLRRDEDNNKLRDALLITINGIAAGMRNTG